In Herpetosiphonaceae bacterium, a genomic segment contains:
- a CDS encoding ubiquinol-cytochrome c reductase iron-sulfur subunit — protein sequence MAIESEPRNAGRRIITQAEAEAIAAKARPDQPPPQRKSRLALTRREALVYALAGSSALVLATASAGLVQPDPTNDPTLSAITPEFIKQNVPGGFAYPRFKEGEFGGKFTLAKKANEYTVNDPPDLNATGKFYIVKVAEPVSTTEGVVAQQGVQAIYQVCTHLGCLIPFQKAENRFICPCHGSTFERNSDYVRGPAARNLDQFVLEVGGDGTIVVDTGKRRQGAPA from the coding sequence ATGGCTATCGAATCTGAGCCTCGAAACGCAGGGAGGCGGATCATTACCCAAGCCGAGGCCGAGGCGATTGCCGCTAAAGCTCGGCCAGACCAGCCGCCGCCGCAACGCAAATCGCGGCTGGCGCTCACCCGGCGCGAGGCGCTGGTCTATGCCCTGGCAGGCTCCAGCGCGCTGGTGCTGGCAACTGCCAGCGCGGGCCTGGTCCAGCCCGATCCGACGAACGACCCCACCCTATCGGCGATCACACCTGAGTTTATCAAACAGAACGTGCCTGGCGGTTTTGCCTATCCCCGCTTCAAAGAAGGCGAGTTCGGCGGCAAGTTTACCCTGGCGAAGAAAGCCAACGAGTACACCGTGAACGATCCGCCCGATCTCAACGCGACCGGCAAGTTCTACATCGTCAAGGTTGCCGAGCCAGTGTCCACGACCGAGGGCGTAGTAGCCCAGCAAGGCGTTCAGGCGATCTACCAGGTCTGTACGCACCTTGGCTGTCTGATCCCGTTCCAGAAGGCCGAAAATCGCTTTATCTGCCCGTGCCACGGCTCAACCTTCGAGCGCAACAGCGACTATGTGCGCGGCCCGGCGGCGCGCAACCTCGATCAGTTCGTGCTTGAGGTCGGCGGCGACGGCACGATCGTCGTGGATACCGGCAAGCGCAGACAGGGCGCACCGGCATAG
- a CDS encoding cytochrome bc complex cytochrome b subunit, which translates to MATRPARRPQGPAQRLKGALVEASRSIFPSMGAAEWRSVIRGEPAPRPNPRMRVHSNSFWYHIRPRALPQEATAWYYTFGLGWMSFFFFMLESVTGAILMVYYTPSPLQAYADMQKIISDVPLGRLLRNMHRLGAHFMVAIVILHMMRTYFTASYKAPRQFIWVTGIVLLIMTLVLSFSGYLLPWDQLAYWAVTIGSSMADAAPLFGSAANLLLRGGVDIGAGTLLRFYLLHVFALPALTILFISIHYYAVRKQELSPIHELFAPDHPKGWGKPTRRKVPFLPDQVFFEVALVLLLTFAFVAINYFFWDAKLESHANPGVTPQHTKAPWYFLWLQGMLKFGDKILFGLVLGPMVLVLPIVLPYLDRNPSRRFADRKVAITSGIIAMIFFGYVTYAGLPTYGIQQSGSQEILTEFVPIEGEGIVDEVPWSALPETPVVYEVRVQNGGVSHTITDLDGNVVEESALTAETRHLFEEFEEAVVHWTEIDPRFLNPVARLSVEPWTYVHDERTREVVNGPDGKPAVAVKRASVVLNFQSTEVDPNTNKVKALTNEDGSPQISTSQQTDFLHRDSHHNQLEENASAPREASK; encoded by the coding sequence ATGGCGACTAGGCCAGCACGGCGGCCTCAAGGTCCGGCTCAGCGCCTCAAGGGCGCTTTGGTCGAGGCCAGCCGCTCGATCTTTCCATCGATGGGCGCTGCCGAGTGGCGCTCGGTTATTCGGGGTGAGCCCGCGCCGCGCCCCAACCCGCGCATGCGCGTGCATAGCAACAGCTTCTGGTATCACATTCGTCCGCGCGCGCTGCCCCAGGAGGCCACAGCCTGGTACTATACCTTTGGCCTGGGCTGGATGTCCTTCTTCTTCTTCATGCTGGAGTCGGTCACGGGCGCGATCCTGATGGTGTACTACACGCCGTCTCCGCTGCAAGCCTACGCCGACATGCAGAAAATCATCAGCGACGTTCCGCTTGGCCGTCTGCTGCGCAACATGCACCGTCTCGGCGCGCACTTTATGGTGGCGATCGTGATCCTGCATATGATGCGAACCTACTTCACGGCCTCCTATAAAGCGCCGCGCCAGTTCATCTGGGTGACAGGTATTGTCCTGCTGATCATGACGCTGGTGCTCTCGTTCTCCGGCTACCTGCTGCCGTGGGACCAGCTCGCCTACTGGGCGGTGACGATCGGCTCGTCGATGGCGGATGCCGCGCCGCTCTTTGGCAGCGCCGCGAACCTGCTGCTGCGTGGCGGTGTGGACATCGGCGCGGGCACGCTGCTGCGCTTCTACCTGCTGCACGTCTTCGCGCTGCCTGCGCTGACGATCCTGTTCATCAGCATCCACTACTACGCCGTCCGCAAGCAGGAGCTTTCGCCGATCCATGAGCTGTTCGCGCCGGATCATCCCAAGGGCTGGGGCAAGCCCACCAGGCGCAAAGTGCCGTTCCTGCCCGATCAGGTCTTCTTCGAGGTCGCGCTGGTGCTGCTGCTGACCTTTGCGTTCGTGGCGATCAACTACTTCTTCTGGGATGCCAAGCTCGAAAGCCACGCCAATCCGGGCGTCACGCCGCAGCACACCAAAGCGCCGTGGTATTTCCTCTGGCTCCAGGGCATGCTCAAGTTCGGCGATAAGATCCTCTTCGGCCTGGTGCTCGGCCCGATGGTCCTGGTGCTGCCGATCGTGCTGCCGTACCTCGACCGCAACCCGTCGCGGCGCTTCGCAGACCGCAAGGTCGCCATCACCAGCGGCATCATCGCGATGATCTTCTTCGGCTACGTCACGTACGCCGGTCTGCCGACCTACGGCATTCAACAGTCGGGCAGCCAGGAGATCCTGACCGAGTTCGTGCCGATCGAGGGCGAGGGCATCGTCGACGAGGTGCCGTGGAGCGCGCTGCCCGAAACACCCGTGGTCTACGAGGTCCGCGTGCAGAATGGCGGAGTCTCGCACACGATCACCGACCTGGATGGCAATGTGGTCGAAGAAAGCGCGCTGACGGCTGAGACACGTCATCTCTTCGAGGAGTTCGAGGAGGCTGTGGTGCATTGGACCGAGATCGATCCGCGCTTCTTGAACCCGGTGGCGCGGCTGTCGGTCGAGCCGTGGACCTACGTGCATGATGAGCGGACGCGAGAAGTTGTCAACGGGCCTGACGGCAAGCCTGCGGTCGCGGTCAAGCGCGCCTCGGTGGTGCTGAACTTCCAGTCGACCGAGGTCGATCCCAATACCAACAAGGTCAAGGCGCTCACGAATGAGGACGGCTCGCCGCAGATCAGCACGAGCCAGCAGACCGACTTCCTGCACCGCGACTCGCACCATAACCAGCTTGAGGAGAACGCTTCAGCGCCGCGCGAGGCGAGCAAGTAA
- a CDS encoding cytochrome c — MTRNILIATIFSLATAILLGIIFVSEADRLPEATAAITAEQIERGARDYEQYCATCHGLAGEGGVKFGAPQLNNIVQRYTQSQSGQPAPFDQPNGIKEKYGSMANYIEAILFSGIRGTPMPAWGQPQGPLRPDQITNITTYVLSWNGNVPEAAIKVANRVATEQAPTADPNANPVSQGEIVFTQKGCVGCHAMTDEKRVGPGLGGLFQPDGTAAFGTELPNGKPVNDENVKEWILNGSAGFPENNNDLQGNDYPPMPGFALTDEEYETLSVWLKAHNRDGSLTEEAQQIIEQAKQGTGTGEQPPTAQPTGQANQPGAPNSPAGPGSTATP; from the coding sequence ATGACTCGTAATATTTTGATCGCGACGATCTTTTCGTTAGCCACCGCGATCCTATTGGGCATCATCTTCGTCAGCGAGGCCGATCGATTGCCCGAAGCGACGGCAGCGATCACCGCCGAGCAGATCGAGCGCGGCGCGCGCGACTATGAGCAGTATTGCGCCACCTGCCACGGCCTGGCCGGTGAGGGCGGCGTCAAGTTCGGCGCGCCACAGCTCAACAACATCGTCCAGCGCTACACGCAGAGCCAGAGCGGGCAGCCCGCGCCGTTCGACCAGCCCAACGGCATCAAAGAAAAATATGGCTCGATGGCGAACTACATCGAGGCGATCCTCTTCTCCGGTATTCGCGGCACGCCGATGCCCGCCTGGGGTCAGCCCCAGGGTCCGCTGCGTCCCGACCAGATCACCAACATCACCACCTATGTTCTGTCGTGGAACGGCAACGTGCCGGAGGCGGCGATCAAGGTCGCGAACCGGGTGGCGACCGAGCAGGCTCCGACCGCCGACCCGAACGCCAATCCGGTCAGCCAGGGCGAGATCGTCTTTACGCAGAAAGGCTGCGTCGGCTGCCACGCCATGACCGATGAGAAGCGAGTCGGGCCGGGCCTCGGCGGTCTGTTCCAGCCGGATGGCACGGCGGCCTTCGGCACTGAGCTACCCAATGGCAAGCCCGTCAACGACGAGAACGTCAAAGAGTGGATTCTCAACGGCTCGGCTGGCTTCCCCGAAAACAATAACGACTTGCAGGGTAACGACTACCCGCCGATGCCTGGCTTCGCGCTCACCGACGAAGAGTACGAGACGCTGTCGGTCTGGCTCAAGGCGCATAACCGCGATGGATCGCTGACCGAAGAGGCGCAGCAGATCATCGAGCAGGCCAAGCAGGGCACCGGCACGGGTGAGCAGCCGCCGACCGCACAGCCGACCGGGCAGGCAAACCAGCCGGGCGCGCCGAACTCGCCCGCCGGGCCGGGATCGACCGCAACGCCGTAA